A single genomic interval of Vulpes vulpes isolate BD-2025 chromosome 3, VulVul3, whole genome shotgun sequence harbors:
- the LOC112918386 gene encoding adenylate kinase isoenzyme 6, translating to MLLPNILLTGTPGVGKTTLGKELASGSGLKYINVGDLAQEGQLYDGYDEEYDCPILDEDRVVDELENQMSKGGVIVDYHGCDFFPEHWFHIVFVLQADNSVLYKRLETRGYNEKKLKDNIQCEIFQVLYEEALASYKEEIVHQLPSNKPEDPEDNINQILKWIEQWVKDHSS from the coding sequence ATGTTGCTCCCGAACATCCTGCTCACCGGTACCCCGGGGGTTGGAAAAACCACCCTAGGCAAAGAACTTGCATCGGGATCAGGACTGAAATACATTAATGTGGGTGATTTAGCTCAAGAAGGGCAATTATATGATGGCTACGATGAAGAGTATGATTGCCCCATTTTAGATGAAGACAGAGTAGTTGATGAATTAGAAAACCAAATGAGTAAAGGTGGAGTTATTGTTGATTACCATGGTTGTGATTTCTTCCCTGAACACTGGTTCCATATAGTTTTTGTGCTGCAAGCAGATAACAGTGTACTGTACAAAAGACTAGAAACAAGGGGTTATAATGAgaagaaactaaaagacaatatTCAGTGTGAAATTTTTCAAGTTCTTTATGAGGAAGCATTAGCATCCTACAAAGAAGAAATAGTACATCAGCTGCCCAGCAATAAACCAGAAGATCCGGAAGATAACATCAATCAGATACTGAAGTGGATTGAGCAGTGGGTCAAGGATCATAGCTCCTGA